A segment of the bacterium genome:
GCAGCACCGCCCCGAACCTCGTTACCCTGGGGTCGTTCTTGGTCGTCCATTCTCGCCCGCTCTGGTCCGCTCCATCAACCATTGTCCTAAACTTGAACATCGTGAACGACTTGCCATCGAGCCCCATCCGGTCCTGTTTGTAAAAAACGGGGCCCCTCGAGGTGCATTTGATAACTACCGAGACCACAAGTAGAACCGGCGAAAGCACCACAAGCGCCGCGGCCGATAACGCCAGGTCCTCCAATCGCTTCAGCCTGTACCTCCACCCTGATAGCGGAGTATAGGTCAGGTTAACGATAGGAATCCCGTCGAGTTCCTCCACGTAGGAGCGGAGCATGATGTGCTGCAAGATATCTGGGGCGATCTTTATGTCTATCAACGTGTCCTTAAGGTCATGCAAGAGCTTGCTCAACGTCTTGTGCTGAGAAAAGGGAAGCGTGATCAGAACCTGATCCGCGCCCAACTCACTGGCGAGGCGCCTCGTCTCCTGAATGCGGCCAACTATCTTCACATCGTCCCCGACTCTCTCCCCAATTCTTTTGGAATTGTCAACAGCACCGACTATCTTGAGGCCGACATAAGGGTTCTCCTCTATCTTGTGAATTACGTTCTTCGCAAGCTCTCCGCCGCCAACTATCAGCAAGCGCCGCAAGTTGTAGCCCGCCTTTCTCAGGTGAGCAAGAACGCTCCGCAAACCCATCCTGAACGAGGCAATGGCCGCGATGTCAAGAAACAAGAAAATCAGCAACACACCTCTTGAGAAGAGGTAATCACGATACATGTAGCCCAAGCCCATCAATACGAACACTGACAGAATAACCACATAGATTATCTTGAAGAACTCATCGACCCTGGGCTTGAGCCTTCTCGGCCTATACAGGCCTGCTATGCTGAACGTGGCTATCCACAGGGCAGCGATCGCGCTCAGCACGATAGGGCCAGTATAGAGCCTAATGTCCGGTATCCCCGCTGGCGCTTCAAATATCGTATAGAAGCGAATATAGTACGCCGCGATAAATGCGCCTATGGTCGCCGCAACGTCGCAAATAGCGAAGAGAAAAAGGACTGCTCGGTGATGTTCCTTCAACATAACAATTGCTCACTCCATCCACACGCAAATCGGCACGCAAGTTTCGTTTTGCCCGAATATGCTAAGGGCTGCCCGATGGTATGTCAAACGATCGGTCCAAACTTGAGAGTCGAGACCGCAAACTCACTGGCTTGCAGTCGAGGGCAATCTCACGAATCCGCGCATGATGCGCGGGTTCCCAGCAAGAGGTCCCATGATGCCTGGACAGGCTCTAGCCGCCCGCACATTTCCGTCATAATCCCCACCTTCAACCGCCTGGCCAAGCTCAAGAACGCATTGGCATCTCTGCAAAGTCAGATGTGCCCGCCCGAATCGTTCGACATAACAGTAGTTGACGATGGTTCAACAGATGAAACGCTAGAATGGCTGAAAGAAGCGGCCGGGGAGCTTGGCAACCTGCGTGTTCTCAGCCAAAAGCACGCAGGCCCTGCCGCCGCCCGTAACCGCGCGGCCTGCGAGGCTTGCGGAGAGATACTCCTGTTCATGGGCGACGACGTAATCGCGTCAGAACGCCTCTTGGAGACGCACCTAAAAACATACGAGAGAATGGGGGCCAACATCGCAGTCCAGGGCAGTGTTCGTCTCGCACCGTCCGTTCCAACAACGCGCTTTGTTCGCTACCTGGACAAGAGAAGCGCAGCCCAGTTCCAACTGAGCGCCGCCGCGCCCGGCGACGCTCTCCCGTTCTTTGGCCTTTACACGTGCAACTGCTCCATTCCAAAGAAGTTGGTCGAGGAGTGCGGCGGATTCCCCCAAGATGTGGTCTATTATGATGACACATTTTTGGGCTGGATGCTGGACAGAAAGGGGATTCCTATCATATATGAGCCACTGGCCGAGGCGCTCCACGATCACGCTCAGACGCTCGAGGAGTTCCTTCTGCGACAGCGGCAGGCCGGCAAGGACGCCGCCATTCTCGCAGCGCGGCGCCGCGAGCTCCGCAAACCGCTTCGGGTTGATCAAGCGGTCTTGTTTGAGGGCGCCGTTTGGGAAATAGCCAAGAAGCTGGTGAAGATGCTTCTCTTCAACCGCTGGACAGTCCGCATACTCATGAAGATGTCAGAATCCCGTATCCTGCCATTCGCAATCTCCTGCATCATATTCTCCGGACTGATCGGCTATGAGCACAAGATGGCGGCACGGGGACAGAAATCGCGAGCGTGAGTTCCAGCGTCCAGAGCCCAGGGAAGTCCACCAAATTTCTTTTCAGCCGATGATGCAGCGACCCTTTGCATACAACGCGCGCTCCCGCGGGCGCTCCAAATCGCTAGAGACAGGTGATCGGCCGGGACCTATCGGCCATCAGTCGTTGGTGCTGGACTTGAAAGCTGGAGCCTTCCACTTCGGACCTCGTCAACACTAGATGCTCCGCCTTGCTTGGCCGCCTCTTAGGCGGCAGCAGTCGTGAGGCCGTTATCGTCAACAGAAATGAAAGCAAGAACATCACTACCACAAGGAATAACACAACCCAAAACGCTCTCCACTTTCTCATTGGCCTTCCCTAAGATTCGCTGCTGACATGAATATCGAGATCAAGTGTAGGACAAGAAACCCGCCTCGGTCAAATCACCAGACAGCTGCGGTTCACTATCAGGGCAGCGTGACGCAGCGGTCAATCTCGTGCATCCCCAGGATCAGTCGCAGTTGGGTTGAGCTTGGAGGAGATGGCCGCGGGAGCGTTGCAATGGCCGTCGACTTAGCGTGAATTAGACCTGCGGTCTGAACAAAGGTTGCCCTCCGAATCGGCAGGCTGGCGCCGTCGGCAAGAACCTTTATGTTGACCTGCCCCAGGTTCTGCGCCAGCAGCCAGGGCCGCTGCTGATTCAGACGAACGGTCGCCACGGCGCCTTGCATCCGAGCTGACAGCTGAAGCGTAGTGGGACGACCGTTTTCTGTAAACTCCAGCTGAACCGTTGCCTGGGATGATGCTCTCTCGAGCTCGAGATCGAGCTTGTCAATTAGCATCGAATCGATCTCGGGCTTGAGTCGCAGTTCGCTCGCACCCGGACTTTCAGCGACAGCCCGGGCGTGTATCACGTCGGAGGACAGTCGGTCGTAGGACCTCTGCCGCTTGAGAACGCGGTCAGCCAGAATAGGGTCTGGCACAGCCCTTTGACCGTCGAATCGAAGTGCTACGACTGTCTTGTCTGGCCCGATCGCTTGGTGTTGAAAGCTCCTCATCCAGTCCTCAAAAGCAAGTGCCTGCACGCTCTTGCCATACTCGGCTCGGACGGGAATATTGATCTGCATCGCTGGAGAGAAGGGGTCGTCAATCGACATGCTATCCGGCAAAACGATTAGCATCAACACATTGTCCGGAATGGTTGGCTGCGCCGCGATGACTGCCTTTGGGATGCGCTTTACGTTCTCAGATTCGGTCAGAAACATTCCGAACATCTTCAAGAAGCCAGCGATATAGAAGGCGATGATCAGCGCGAACACCGCGGCAGATAGAAACCTAAGCGGGACCATAGATAGTCTAGGAACTAAGCTCTTTGTTATCGCACATATTGCTCCTATTGCGACCACGGCAACTGCCGCAGCGTAGAACCTAAAATGGTATTTCAAGTTCTCCCCGAAGAAGAGCTCTGCCCAGCCCATGTTCAGAAGCTCAAAGACCCAATAGCCAATCGCAATCACTGTCAACCATTCCAGCAGGCCAGCTAGTGGCCGCCGCCTCTTAGGCTCGAGGATACCGCCTAGAGACAAGGAGAGATGACCAAGCAGGCCGGCCATCCCAAATGAGGCAAAGTAAACACGTCCAGGCTGAACGTAAGGCTGAGCGTAGTTGAGGGCGGGTGTGATTGCTACCCACAGCAGTAGAAACAAGACGAATCGCCAATTTGCCTTGCAGGTCAAACAAAGCAGCAAGATGGCCGCGAAGCAAAGCGCAGGCGACAGTTGTAGTGGCCGGATGATCTCATAGATAATTGGTATCACTTTCTTTGCTGCCATCGCCGCAGTCAAGCCCTTGGCGGCGGTTAGGTATGTCCCCGCCGCCGCACCCACCGTCATAAACTGATAAAACCTCAACCCCAAATACGTGGCAGAAATTATCCAAAGTGGTAGATGCGCTCTGATGAGGCGTCTCTTGAGCGCACCGTCCTCCCCGCCAATCCCCCACAGCAGCTCGTAGGCAATCAGGATGGGGATGACCAGGATGGTGTCTGGATAAGTCAGCAGCCCGGCTATATATGCGACAGATGCAAAGAGGCTCTTGAGCCAGGACGCCTTTTTGCGGAAACTTGGTCCGGCAAGCCAAATAGCCAACATTGAGAAGAAGACCGAATACAGAGTCTGTGCCGCCATCTGAAAGACCGGCCCAACGTGGCTTGGCATAATGGTGAAGAGCACTGCGCCAACGGCGCCAGTAAGGAAGCTCTGGGACAAGGCTTCGAGGATCAGGAATGCTAGAACGCAGGTGGCAGCGTACATCGCAAACCTTATCGCCCGAGGTATCAAGGGATTGGTTCCGAACAATCGATACTGGCCGACTAACAATGCCTGCAGCATGGGCCTGTAGAACCCGTCTATTTGTGGCTTGATAATAGCACCAAGCATTGAAACGCCCCAGTCTTGTGGCGTTATCCTGTTCAGAGATTCGCCTATGTAGTAAGCGCCGACCCCAGGGCCGGTTAGCAGCAGCGCGAGCAGAACCAATGCAACAATGAACCAGCGCCTCAGTTTGAGATTCTGGGACAGTCTGTTATCTGGAAAGAGCTGCATTGGCCGCCCTCCAAGCTATCGATTGTCTGGTGTTTTGCAGGACACGGATTACCTGCGGTGCCCTACAAGGCCGACTTCTAGCCTGTATCTACGAAAAGGTAAGCGTCAGCTTCTGCCCTTTCTTCAGGCCGAGCATCTCACTTGCGCTCTTTCGCTTGACCGAGAGCTCAAGCTGGGAAGTGCTGCCGAACAGAAGGGAGGGCTTGCCCGATTCGCATTCAGCGTAGAAGCGCTTGAGTTCGGACAATACAAGGCTGCCGATCTCGAGCTGGAACGTGTGTTCGGGGGCCTCCTCCAGCATCTGCTCGAACCTGTCCCGAGTAACGTTCGTGATGAGGTTGCCGAATGAATCGATGTGAATGACCTCCCCCTCAAGCTTCCCATCTTCACTGGCAATAGGGGCAGGCAGCTTGAGGTCAACGTAGTCATCGATCATCTCGCCGAAGTTCTCTATCTCTATTCCCTTGCTCAACCAGGCTGCGATCGGCGCGAAGATGTCCCGCCCATGGAAGGTTGAGGAGAGCGGCCGGAGGTAGTAGTGCTCCGCGTCGATGGCGAAGACGCTTATGTCCTCCGGGTCCTGAAAGAGACCCGACAGCACCCCGTTGTCAGGTGCGATGAAGTGATGGCCATTGATCGAGGCGATAAGCGGTCTTCGCTCGCTTCCGACAGTGGGGTCAACGATGACAACGTGGATAGTCCAATTGGCGAAGTAGTGATAGGTGTTGGCGATGATGAAACAGGCGCCCATTATGTCGTGCCGCCTTATCTCGTGCGTGATATCGACGATATTCACGTCGGGATTTATGTTAAGCATCACTGCCTTCATGGACGCAGCATAATTGTCCCGCGTGCCAAAATCCGTCGTGAGTGTAATAATAGGATTCTTCATTACCAAGGTCTCCCAGGTCTTAACGCGGAGCTAGTCCAAAAAGGCCTCATCTCCGCCCAAAGATGTTCAAAAGCAATGTTAGAATGATGCTTATCAATATACTTGAGGCGATGGGTATGTAAAGAGCAAAGTTTCTGCGCCTGATCAAAATGTCCCCCGGCAGGTGGCCTATCCCCAACCTCGGGGCCACCGATACGATTACACCAAGCAAAACAATCGCAACGCCCAAAATTATCAGAAATCTTCCCAACGTTACCTCACATATCCTAACGTCTTGAGCGCCTCGCGTCTTCTGGCATCGATCTTGACGGAGCCCACGCTGCGGCTGGACTTCTGGCTTGGCTGGCCCGGGACGCAGAAGATGAGCACGCCCTCCTGTCTGCCTCGGCCATTCGTTATCGCGATCAACGCATCGAGGTCCACGGCCGCGTCAGCGGGATTGAGGGTGAAGGGGCTAGATTCAGGGCGGCCGCAGCCGGCGCGGACGCGGTCGAGGCAGCCTGAGTTGTCATCGATCTTGAGCTCGATAGTCAGCGGCATGTCCGGCGGCTCTACACGAAACGAAAGGAGGCTTTCGTAAGTGCTGAGGCTCTTGGTGAATTCAATCTGATGATCGTCATGGTCGAGAACCTCGTCGAGACAGCTAAGACTGTAGATGTCCTTGAAGCGGCCCTCAGTCCGTATCTCGCCCGAGAACTTCGATTGCAGCGGCGTTGAGAACAGAATCCGCCAGCCCGGCGATGATAGGTCGAACAGCTTTCGATATGCCTTTTCTCTGAGGGATTTCGTGAGCTCTGGCTCGACGGCGATGAGGTTCTCCGTCTCGTGCGGGTCGTTTCGCAGGTCGTAGAGCAGCTCTGGGCTTCGGTAGTTCAAGCCCTTGTAGTTGTAGATGTTGGGCGTGATGTACTTCAGGACGCTCGAACGCAGGCAAAGCCTCATGACGCCGTGCGCGGCGGTCTCCGACACGTAGAAACGGTCGTCCGGGAGCGCAGTATTCGGCTCGGCGAAGAGCGACCTGCCGGGGCCAGCGATAGCGCCTCCGAGGCCAACCTCAGAGAGGATGGTCGGCGCCACATCGATGAGCCCAACCTGATGCTTGACGCGCAGGCCAGCGTTTTGTAAGTGCGGCAGCTTCACGATGAGCGGCACCCGAATCTGCTCCTCGAACAGCCTGAAGCCGTGAGAAAGCGACCTGTGGTCCCAGAACTCCTCACCGTGATCGGACGTTACGACGATCATTGTGTTCTGCCACAGGCCGAGCTCCTTGAGCCTGTCAAAGAATGACGAGAGCTCGTCATCAACGAACCTGATCTCGCCATCATAAAGCGCGATGGAGCCTTGTATGTCGGTCTCGGTGGGCCGTCTCCGCCTGCCCAGGAAGGCCTTCACTGGGCTTTTGTATTCCTTTCTTAGGCACTCCTTCTCTCCAGAGGGGCAGAACATCGTGTCGTACGGCTCCGGCGGGTTATAGGGATCGTGCGGGTCGAAAAAATGCAGAAACATGAAGAACCGCTTGTCGTAGTGCCTGTCCAGCATCGCAAGCGCCTCGTCAACCACCTCGTCGGCACGCTGCGGGCAGTGAAAGTAATACTCGTCAAATCCCTGCGCAAGGCCATAGTCGGGGAACAGATACTCAAAACTCGCCACGCCGAGCGTCAGGAAGGAGTTTTCGCGCATGACCTCGGCAAGCGTCAGCGCCTCGTCCGAGAGGCCCTGGTAGAAGTTTTGCACGCCGTGCTGAGACGGCATAAGCCCCGTGAAAAGCGAGGCGTGGGAGGGCAACGTCCAGGGCGCCGCAGTAATTGCCTGCTCGAAGACGACCGAATCTGCCGCCAGTTTGTCGAGATTCGGCGTGGTGGGACGCTGATAGCCGAGGCAGGACAGGTGATCTGCCCGCAGTGTGTCGATGCTGATCAGAATGACGTTTACGCTCTCGTGGCACTCGTCGCGGCTTGCGATGAACGGATTGCTCCAAAGCGCGTAGTCATATCTTGTGTCGGCATTACGGCTGAAAGGAGGCCGAATGGGATAAGTCCCGCGAGTTACGAACCTGAGTGCAATGTCCCGGCCCGAAAACGCCGATAGATCGACCCTGGCGTTGAACCACCTTTTGTCCTGCTTGCGCATCTTGGGATCAATATAGTGCGAGAAGAGCATCTGCTCGTGGCCGGCGCGCTCGACCAAGACGTCGAATTGGCAACCGTCCCCCGCCCTTGACCACGCGTCGGGCGAGATGCCATATCCGAAATCCAGGACGGCGTTGAAGGGGACGTGCACGGTGCATTCTATTGAAGTCTGGCTTGGGGCGAATATCGCACTGCGCTGCTCATTGGCGATGGTTACCTTCTTTTTCATTCCCATCCTGTTGGCTACAAGATAGGAGTCATTGTTCGTCATCACGTCAGCGAAAGGCATTATATCTGATGCGGTGGCGGTCGAGAGGATGCGCCCGTTCTCCAGCGAATCAACCATATTCCAGTGCCTGATAGCCCCTGAGCCCGGCGCAGAGCTCTCGCTCTGGCACCCGAACATGCCTGCGATCCCAACCGCAAGCAACGATATCGAAAGGCCCCAAGCCTTCATCTATCAGCCCCTTCAAGCATGTTTTGCGGCCCTATTCCCCGTGGATTAGCTCCGAACTCCAGCAGTTAGCCAGCGACTCAACTGCCTTGGTCCCAAGCGCCCAAAACCCTATCACCAACCTCATCCGGCTGCAATACCGATGCCGCCTCAAATTATTTGGGTCTGCCCTTTCAGGAGTTTCCCCAAGACCTGGCTTGGGTAAGTTGTGTTATGGGCTGTGCAGTGGCGATTTGGGCGTTGAGGCAGTGGAATTGGCCAGCTCGGCTGATGTGGCCCTAAAAGGGCCTGACGTGAGTAGCCCCGTGTGCAACGCGGGGTCATGGGCGTGCCCGAATTCGTCTTGGCGACCCTGAAGGGGTCGAACAAATTCAGAGATTAACGGTACCGTTCGACCCCTTCAGGGTCGCTTTTCAGGAGGTTTGGGACAACCTGTCCGCAGGTTTCACCTGCGGCTACTCACGTGTTCCCCCTACGGGGAAAGGGTCCACAGCCAGGGGAAGCTGGCCGATGCCGATAACCCATCTGTTCCCGCTTTCGGGAGAAGAATGGGGAAACTCCTCTGTCCTTTGCCTTGACATACGATCGGCCAACCGTATTATTGGTGCGTTTTTGACCAAGCTTCACTGTCGCAGGTCAGGCTAAACAGGTATCTGTACAGAGAATCAACAGAGATTTCGAAGCACGATAATGCAGCAGTCTGATCTCGCTGACGTTCTGGTCGTCTCCTCCTCGCCGCATATAAGGGCGCAAGAATCCGTTAGCAGGATAATGTGGGACGTCAACCTCGCGCTCTTGCCGGCCGCGATAGTGGGCGTCTATTTATTCGGGCCGCCGGCTCTTATTACAATCGTGTTGACTGTTCTCTCGACCGTTGTGTCCGAGGCCGTTTTATCGCGGCTCTTCGGGAAACCCATGAGGCTTTGGGACGGCAGCGCCGTGGTTACGGGCCTCTTGCTGGCGTTCAACCTCCCGCCCTCGGTGCCCTGGTGGTTGGTGGTCACGGGTGGTTTCATAGCGATGTTGATCGGAAAGCATCTCTATGGCGGATTGGGGTGCAACCCATTCAATCCAGCGCTCGTTGCCCGCGTCGTTCTTGTCGTCGCTTGGCCGTCATTTATGACGAGGTTTCCTGCCCCGTTCGGAGGCAGGCACGGTGTTGACGCGGTCTCTACTGCGACGCCGCTCGACTTTCTGAAGCAGGACGTAACAATGGGGCTTCACCTGAAGAACTCTGCCAACATCTCCCTGTGGGACCTTTTCGTCGGAAACATCCCCGGCTGCATCGGAGAGGTCTCAGCCCTTGCGCTGCTCCTGGGTGCGGCCTATCTGCTGCTCAGAAAGGTGATTACGTGGCATATCCCAGTGGCCTACATCGGAACGGTTGTTCTCTTCTCAGGCATATACTGGCTCATTGATCCCACAAGTTATGCAAGCCCAGCATTTCACGTCTTCTCCGGCGGCCTGATGCTCGGCGCATTGTTCATGGCAACCGACATGGTTACCACACCGGTCACCGCAAGGGGCATGCTCATCTTCGGCGTTGGTTGCGGTCTTCTAACAATGATCATAAGGTTCTATGGCGGGTATCCGGAGGGCGTCTCGTTCTCTATTCTGATTATGAATGGCCTGACGCCTCTAATAGACAAGTTCACGAAACCTAGGATTCTGGGGGAGGTGAAGAGATAGTGGACAGCGTCCCTAAGATGGTTGCCGTCCTAACCCTTGTCTGCTGCGCCGCGGCGCTTGCTCTCTCGCAGGTCTATAACGTTACGAAGCAGCCGATTGAGAATGCCGAGAAGAATGAGCAGTTGAAGGCGATAAAGGCGGTGCTTCCTCCTTACGACAATGACCCGCTCAAGGAGGTTGATAAGCACAAGTATGAGAAGGTCCAATACGAGTTCTACGTGGGAAAGAAGGCCGACAAGACCGTGGGCAGAGCCTTCAAGGTCCAGTCCGACGCCGGATATGGAGGCGCTATCGTGATCATGCTGGGGATAGCCCCAGATGGCAAGATCACCGGGCTTTACATACTCAAGCACTCGGAGACGCCAGGGCTTGGCGCAAAGATCGTTGAGAAGGGTTTTTTGGGCCAGTTCGTTGGCAAGTCGCTCGCAAACTCAAAGGTATCCGTCAAGAAAGATGGCGGCGACATTGACCAGATCACGGGCGCCACGATCTCACCCAGGGCAGTCTGCCTCGCCGTTCGGCAGGGGCTTGTGGCTCACAAAGCGATTTACCAGAAGGAGAAGAGCTGACAGGGATGGATAGAGGAATATCAGCTGGACGAGGTGTGAACTGTTGAGAGCGTTGGATGAGTTTACAAAAGGGTTCTGGGAGAGTAACCCGCTCCTGAAGTTGGTGCTCGGAATGTGTCCAACCCTTGCCGTAACGACATCAGCGGAGAACGGTGTCGCCATGGGTCTTGCGGCAACTTTCGTCCTAGTCTGCTCTAACGTCCTGATCTCCGCACTCCGGAAGATCATACCCAGAAAGGTCAGAATCCCCTGCTTCATCGTTGTCATCGCATCGTTTGTCACGATCGTCGATCTCGTCATGCACGCCTTTTTCATCGACCTTTACAGGAGCCTGGGTCTTTTTATCCCTCTGATCGTGGTCAACTGCATCATCCTGGGCCGGGCAGAGGCGTTCGCATCCCGCAATACAGTCGGTTACTCTTTTCTCGATGGCCTCGGCATGGGGCTCGGGTTCACGGTTACGCTGATCGTTTTGGGAACAATCCGCGAGCTCATTGGCAATGGGACCGTCTTCGGGCTCGCCGTGATGGGCGCAAGCTATCAGAAGTTTCTCATTATGATACTCCCTCCCGGCGCCTTCATAACGCTAGGGCTCTTGCTGGGCTTGATGAATAAGATCGAAATTAGCAGAAAATAGATAGTCCGAGAGAACTCAAATGACCCACATACTACTTCTGATCATTAGCGCCATATTCGTAAACAACTTTGTCCTCGCAAGATTCCTCGGAATCTGCCCATACCTCGGCGTCTCCAAACGGCTCGAAGCCGCTGTCGGGATGGGTGCGGCAGTCGTATTCGTTATGACGATGGCCTCGATCGTCGCATGGGTTATCCAATACTACCTGCTTGTCCCGCTGGACCTCGAATACCTTCAGATCATCACGTTCATCCTCGTCATCGCTGCCCTTGTGCAACTGGTCGAGATGTTCATCCAAAAAACCAGCCAGCCGCTCTACAAGGCCCTCGGCATCTACCTACCGCTGATAACAACCAACTGCGCTGTCCTCGGCGTGTGCATCCTCATTATCCAGAAGAAATACTCGCTCATCGAAACTCTCTTCTACGGATTCGCCTCATCGGTTGGCTTTGCTCTGGCGCTAGTCATCTTTGCTGGCATCAGGGAGCGCATCGAGCTGATGGACGTCCCTGAAGCCTTGAAGGGGGTCTCGATAGGCCTCATCACTGCCGGCATCCTCTCTCTTGCCTTCATGGGGTTCTCCGGCCTCGTCAAGGAATAGGCGGCGAGCCGCTGCTGGCCTGGCTCGTACGGCCGCGTGACCCGTCTGAGCCGGAAAGCACGACGGGCCGTCTCGATTGCTGGGGATGTTTGTGTTCCAATGCTTCACGTGAACTGAACGGTTCGATCCGCGCGCCAGTAGGAGCTCTCCAGCAGGAGATACGAGAGTCTGAGCTATGCTAGAACTTAATGAGCCTGATACAAGGGCCAAACTCATTGACCCGGCCATACATAAGCGCGGCTGGACATAGGACCTCATTCGGCGCGAACAGACGGCTGGCGCGGTCGAGATTATGAGTGGCCGACCTATACGTCTCGACCAGCAATCACCCGCAGAAAACCACCAAAAACAGCCAAAAATCGCCATAGCGACTCTGCTATATACAACATCCTGTCATCCAACCCAAAACCACCACCGGTCGCATCTCACCACCACCCAACAACCCACTCCTGCGGAACTGCTGTCCATGCGGCCTGTCGGTTGACAGGCGCCCTCTTTGACGGCTATACTCGCCAAGACCTTGAGGTTTGTCGCCCATCTTAGTTTGATAAGCTTTTATTCTCGGAGGCAATCGGCCAAATGGCTGAAGTTGTTTTGGTGGAGCCGATATTCGGGCACTGGGATGCGTTGAGGACGAGGCCGACTCCGCCGCTGGGACTCCTTGCCGCCGCTCGTTTTGTGGCGCGGGAGTTCGAGACGGTGCTCATCGACCAGAGAACGGATGAGCACTGGCGGGACAGTCTGCTTCGGGAGCTGAACTCGTCGCCGCTCTGCGTCGGCATCCACAGCCTGACAGGCAACCAGATCAAACACGCGCTCGAGATCGCCTCATTTGTGCGAGAGCATTCAGACGTGCCGCTCGTCTGGGGCGGTGCACACACGACTCTGCTCCCTGAGCAGTCGCTGGGCGACCCCTGCGTTGACATCATCGTCGAGAGCGAGGGCGAGGAGACCTTCTTAGCGCTGGTGCGGACGCTCAAATCGGGCGGAGACCTTGGGCAAGTGCGTGGGCTATGGTTTGTGCGCGATGGCAAGCCACACTACACCGGCCCGCGCCAATTTGTTGAGATGGACACATTGCCTGAGATGCCATACAGCCTGGTGGATTTCACTGACTATTTGCCGCTGGAATTCGAGAAGCCGACATTCTACGTCGAGAGCTCCCGCGGCTGCCCCAACAACTGCTCGTTCTGCTACAACAAAGCCTTCCACAAGCGCACGTGGCGCGCTTTCTCGGCGGACGTTTTCGTCGAGCGAATGCTCAACGCCGCCGAGAGGTTCAACGTGGAACATTTCTATATTGTCGATGAGAACTACTCCGTTGACATTGGGCGAGTGAAGAGCATCTCCGAGGCGCTTGTCGGTGCGGGCATCACTTGGACCACGACGGGCGGGCACATCCCAGAGGCCTCAACGCTGAGCGACGCGGACTTCAAGCTCTTGGAGAGAAGCGGGTGCAGGAGGCTTTATTTCGGGGTCGAGTCGGGCTCGGAGCGCATCCTCAAACGCGTTGGCAAGAAGCTGAAGATGCAGCAGCTTTTCGACGTGAACCGGCGCCTCGCCAAAGTCGATATAATCCCACGATACAGTTTCATAACGGGGTTGCCATACGAGCGGGGTGCGGACCTAAGAAAGACTGTGGAGCTGATCATGCGTGTCATGCGGGAGAACCCAAAGGCAACGATCACAGCACTCGCGAGTTATATTCCATATCCGGGCTCCGATCTCTATGAGGATTCTTTGCGTTATGGATTCGAGGAGCCAGGCACGCTTGCCGAGTGGGGCGAGCTGAAGATGGAGCGAGGGAACATGCCTTGGCTCTCGAGGCACGACAGGAGAGTGCTTCAGAGCTTATACTTTGTCTCATTCTTCATCGATTCGAAGGCGAAAGATTTTGTGTGCACCAGGTTGCTGTCGATTTTGGCGTCGCTTTACAGGCCGATAGCGCGGTTTCGGATGAAGCATTTCTTCTTTGGGCTCATGCCAGAGATG
Coding sequences within it:
- the rsxA gene encoding electron transport complex subunit RsxA, producing the protein MTHILLLIISAIFVNNFVLARFLGICPYLGVSKRLEAAVGMGAAVVFVMTMASIVAWVIQYYLLVPLDLEYLQIITFILVIAALVQLVEMFIQKTSQPLYKALGIYLPLITTNCAVLGVCILIIQKKYSLIETLFYGFASSVGFALALVIFAGIRERIELMDVPEALKGVSIGLITAGILSLAFMGFSGLVKE
- a CDS encoding RnfABCDGE type electron transport complex subunit D, whose translation is MQQSDLADVLVVSSSPHIRAQESVSRIMWDVNLALLPAAIVGVYLFGPPALITIVLTVLSTVVSEAVLSRLFGKPMRLWDGSAVVTGLLLAFNLPPSVPWWLVVTGGFIAMLIGKHLYGGLGCNPFNPALVARVVLVVAWPSFMTRFPAPFGGRHGVDAVSTATPLDFLKQDVTMGLHLKNSANISLWDLFVGNIPGCIGEVSALALLLGAAYLLLRKVITWHIPVAYIGTVVLFSGIYWLIDPTSYASPAFHVFSGGLMLGALFMATDMVTTPVTARGMLIFGVGCGLLTMIIRFYGGYPEGVSFSILIMNGLTPLIDKFTKPRILGEVKR
- a CDS encoding RnfABCDGE type electron transport complex subunit G, translating into MDSVPKMVAVLTLVCCAAALALSQVYNVTKQPIENAEKNEQLKAIKAVLPPYDNDPLKEVDKHKYEKVQYEFYVGKKADKTVGRAFKVQSDAGYGGAIVIMLGIAPDGKITGLYILKHSETPGLGAKIVEKGFLGQFVGKSLANSKVSVKKDGGDIDQITGATISPRAVCLAVRQGLVAHKAIYQKEKS
- a CDS encoding radical SAM protein; this translates as MAEVVLVEPIFGHWDALRTRPTPPLGLLAAARFVAREFETVLIDQRTDEHWRDSLLRELNSSPLCVGIHSLTGNQIKHALEIASFVREHSDVPLVWGGAHTTLLPEQSLGDPCVDIIVESEGEETFLALVRTLKSGGDLGQVRGLWFVRDGKPHYTGPRQFVEMDTLPEMPYSLVDFTDYLPLEFEKPTFYVESSRGCPNNCSFCYNKAFHKRTWRAFSADVFVERMLNAAERFNVEHFYIVDENYSVDIGRVKSISEALVGAGITWTTTGGHIPEASTLSDADFKLLERSGCRRLYFGVESGSERILKRVGKKLKMQQLFDVNRRLAKVDIIPRYSFITGLPYERGADLRKTVELIMRVMRENPKATITALASYIPYPGSDLYEDSLRYGFEEPGTLAEWGELKMERGNMPWLSRHDRRVLQSLYFVSFFIDSKAKDFVCTRLLSILASLYRPIARFRMKHFFFGLMPEMRMSQTYSDRAN
- a CDS encoding electron transport complex subunit E; this translates as MRALDEFTKGFWESNPLLKLVLGMCPTLAVTTSAENGVAMGLAATFVLVCSNVLISALRKIIPRKVRIPCFIVVIASFVTIVDLVMHAFFIDLYRSLGLFIPLIVVNCIILGRAEAFASRNTVGYSFLDGLGMGLGFTVTLIVLGTIRELIGNGTVFGLAVMGASYQKFLIMILPPGAFITLGLLLGLMNKIEISRK